TTCGTTTTCCTCGCTATTTCCGCCTCCTTTTTCAGTTTTGTTTTCTTTAGATATTTCGGCATAAAATAAATAGATGCGTTCTGTAGATCCGCCCGGCGAGGTGTAAAATGTGTGTATTAATTTTGAGGTTGGTAGTTGGTACCCCAACTCTTCCATAACTTCGCGTTTTATGCAATCTTCGGGATTTTCATTTTCTTCTAAAGAACCCGCTGGAATCTCCAACAACCAGCCGTCGTTATTTTTACAGCTTGGATAGCGAAATTGATTGGTTAATAATACACTTTGTGTTTCCTTTTCAATAAGCAGAATGGCTACAGAATTCCCACGTTCAAATGCTAATCTTTTGGTGTTTATTTGTGCTCCATTAAAAGTGTCGTAGCTCACGGTGGCTTTTACCATTTTATAATGGTCGTTAAAAACTATTTTCTCATCTTTTATATTATATTTCATTTGGTGCTATTTTCGGTTTAAAATAATAAAAAACCCCGAATGAATCGGGGTTTTAAATTGTTTTAAAAGAATAATGATTTATTTAGAAATCAAAAATCTTTTTGTTGCAACAGCATTGTCTTTTGAAATTTTCATAAAGTAGGTGCCATTGGCGAGATTAGCAACATTTATTTGTGCGTCTATCGCAATGTTGTCCTGTGAAAGAATCAATTTTCCGAGTACGTCGAACACTTGAATGTTTGCATTTTCAGCATTTTTAAGGTTTAGAACAGTACTCGCTGGGTTTGGATACAAGCTCAGGTTGTCTAATTGATTTTGATTTACATTTAATACACCATTACTTGTAAACTGACCTGCTTTTTCGGCACCCCAGTTTCCTACCGCATTGTATAAAATGGTTCCTTCATGGTCTTTTAAGGTAGCTCTCGTACCGCCATCTCCGGCAGTGTCTATAAGTGTAAATGTATAGCAATCTGCTGGAATATTTACACGTATCTCTGTAGTTGTATTATTTGAGTATGGTCCGCCACTTTCAATGATGTCTCCATTAGAATTTTTCAAATTCCATCTGCACTCATAACCATACGCGTCTGTAATAATTCTAATATCTATAGTACCGGTACCTGCTGGTGCTTCATCAAAAGATGTTGACAATGTATTATTTGAGTTGTCATCATCACTTGGAATTGTTACTTCTACAGTATTTGTAGCCTGTAGGGTGAAAGGTACTTCTGGTAATAAAATAGTTTCATCCCATAGTGCAGGTAAATTACCACTCCAGTTATAAGTGTGGGAGTCGCCATTAACTTCATAGGTAATAGCTAACGACGTTACCGTATTTTGTCCTTGGTTTTTGATGGTAACCTTTGGAGCTACATTGCTTTCGCAAGTTGCATCTATTTCTTCAATTGAAACAATACCTACATCATTGGCAGTTGTAATACCCGTAAAAGTTGCGCGAGCCCCGTGGCCGCTGATAATTTCACTTTGGGTTTCAGAAATAAAAGCAGCAACTTCCATATCATCTACCACTGCCGGTACGTTGTTGTACATAGCAGGAATGGTATAAGTAAATGTTTTGTCTATAAATGTGCTCGCAGTTGTAGTGTTTATAGGATCTCCCCAAGTTGGAGTAATAATATCTACCAAACGGTGCATATGATTATAATTATTTCCTTGACCACCTCCAGTTTGTGGGCCCTTGGTGTTATTTTGAAGTAAGGCAACTGTTAGAAAGTTAGTACTTTCTGGGCTATTGCCAGTATAGTAGCCTTCTACATGTACAGTAAGTTCTCTTGTTTGAACATCAATGGTAGCTTCAACACCTACATTTACATAAGAGTTTTCGCCCATGATGATATTTGCACGACTTGGCCAAGCACTTCTGCCTAAAACAGGACTGTTACCGCTAAAGATGTGTCTGTTAATCATTCCTGAAGGATAGCTATTAACTCCAAAATGAGCTCTTATAGCCTCTCCGTCTGGGGTGCGAAAATCTGGTTGACCGCTACTGGGAACTGCAAAACCGCCTGCGTGTATATTAATTAGGAAAACATCGTCTGGATGATCTGCTTTTAATCCT
This region of Aequorivita marisscotiae genomic DNA includes:
- a CDS encoding NUDIX hydrolase is translated as MKYNIKDEKIVFNDHYKMVKATVSYDTFNGAQINTKRLAFERGNSVAILLIEKETQSVLLTNQFRYPSCKNNDGWLLEIPAGSLEENENPEDCIKREVMEELGYQLPTSKLIHTFYTSPGGSTERIYLFYAEISKENKTEKGGGNSEENEDIELVKIPISEIVSAIPKIKDAKTILALQWYLLHFKKL
- a CDS encoding Omp28-related outer membrane protein; protein product: MFKKLLLFLVFTMFAFVTYGQTIVSTSPENKNVILEEFTGIKCVFCPDGHRIAQGLKADHPDDVFLINIHAGGFAVPSSGQPDFRTPDGEAIRAHFGVNSYPSGMINRHIFSGNSPVLGRSAWPSRANIIMGENSYVNVGVEATIDVQTRELTVHVEGYYTGNSPESTNFLTVALLQNNTKGPQTGGGQGNNYNHMHRLVDIITPTWGDPINTTTASTFIDKTFTYTIPAMYNNVPAVVDDMEVAAFISETQSEIISGHGARATFTGITTANDVGIVSIEEIDATCESNVAPKVTIKNQGQNTVTSLAITYEVNGDSHTYNWSGNLPALWDETILLPEVPFTLQATNTVEVTIPSDDDNSNNTLSTSFDEAPAGTGTIDIRIITDAYGYECRWNLKNSNGDIIESGGPYSNNTTTEIRVNIPADCYTFTLIDTAGDGGTRATLKDHEGTILYNAVGNWGAEKAGQFTSNGVLNVNQNQLDNLSLYPNPASTVLNLKNAENANIQVFDVLGKLILSQDNIAIDAQINVANLANGTYFMKISKDNAVATKRFLISK